The sequence CCTctttataagaaacaaactgaggtttcttcaggggaggtgggtggttggatggggtaactgagtgataggcatgaaggagggcacttgaggcAATGAGCaagggtgttatatgtaactgatgagtcactaaattccacccctaaaacaaataatacactatatgttacctaaatttaatttaaattaaaaaaaaaaacttttaaactttttgaaaaaaaaaaaaaagccctggagTCATCCTTTATTCCTCTCCATCTTTTATACCCTAAATACAGACTTTCAGCAAATCTTGTGACCCATCACTTCAATTTTTACTCACCACCTTAATCCAGGTCATTATTACTTTTCATTTAGACTATTCAAATTACATCCTCACTGGTTCCCCTGACCCGAGTCATATTTCGcatgttttatttaaagtgtTGTCTCATCCTTGTCCTATGAATTAATTGTGACAGGGACTCAGAATGTAAAGACTGAGAAGTATATAAAAGTTAATCATTTAGTGAGCTAGAATTGAAGGATTGTGATGGCAAGGGGTTAGAATAAAAGGGCAGTTGATGCCCAAACATGTGTTCAAGAGGGTTTGAGGAGGAGTTGTGAGGGTAAATATTGTGATAGTGGCTGTAGAAGGTTTAAGTTCAAGATGAGGGTAGCATCATGGATGTTAATATGCTCCTTGTGGCATTCAGATGAAACCAACACTAAAACAAATTTCCATAATCCCTGGTCTTTGACTCATATCTCTCAGAACTGGTACTTGAGTATCTTGATAATCCCTTGCTTGATTTCCTGGGTTCGTACTCCATAAACTATGGGGTTCAGGGCTGGTGGGATTAGGTGGTGTAAGACATTGAGAAGAATGGGTACCTCTGAGGGCACCTTCTTTCTTGCCTTGTTTGTGAAGATAAATACTAGCAGCAATGTATAGAAGAAAAGTATAAGAATGAGATGGGAACCACAAGTACTCAAGGCTTTGGTGGCTGTACCTCCTGACTGCAGACGCATAACAGCCCTCAGGATAAAGCAGTAGGATAGCAAGATTAGCACGAGGTCAGAACCCAGTAGACACCAAACACTTACAAACTGGTAGAGCTTATTTAGGTGAATATCCCCACAGGAGAGCTTTGCTACAGAAATGTTGGCACAGATACAGTTCTCTACCACATTGCTGGCACAGTAGTTGAGCCTGGCAGCCAAAACTGGTGTAGGTAATGTGGCTAGCAAATTGCGAAAGACAATGAAGATAGCTGCATAAATGACAAATTTTTCAGTGATGATGGATGGGTAGCGTAGAGGATGGcaaatggccacatagcggtcatatgCCATGACCAGAAAGGTGGAGGACTCCATGGGAAGGAATGTATTCATGACGAACATCTGCAGAAAGCAGCCTGCAAAGCTGATGGTCTTCATGTTGAACCAGAAGATGAGCAGGACCTGCCAGAATCATTATTCTCAAAAACTGCATCTATTCCCATCCCAGGGGGTACCTAAACTTGGTGAAAACCCCACGGTTTCAACAACCATCTATATCCCCAAGCCACAGTCCCCATAATCCCAGCTGGTACAATATCCTAATTTCAAGTATCTTCTAAGGGCATCCCAATTAGAGCCAGATTTATAcccctttctctccatttataGACCATGCCTTTTGCTTGTAAGTATTTATTTCTAGGATGTCTTCTCTTGGTCAACCTTAGAGTTCTTATCCGAACTCCAGCTGAACACATCTGCCCACCTAAATGCATCACAAGAACATCAAAACTCAGTAAGTCtaatacttatatttaaatacCCTCCAATCTCTCTGTACACATAAGAaacctcttccaaaaaaaaaaaaaagaaaaaaaaggaagaaagaaagaagaaagaaagaaagaaagaaagaaagaaagaaagaaagaaagaaaggaaggaaggaagaaagaaaaaacctctTCTAATTATTATTCTTATCTCGGCATATAATGTAAACATACATCcagttatatttttagaaagtaaattcTAGAGCTCTTGGATGTAAATGTGGGGTCATTCTGAGTCAAGAAGAATTTCTCCCTAGTACTCAAAAGAAGGTCAAAACTTGGCACATCCCTGACTCAAACATTGAGAGAGGACTCATTAGTTGGGAAagaatgaaaccttaaaaaaaaaaaaaaaagtggacactGAAAATGAGAAGGGGGACATGTGTGGGAGATGTGATGGACCCAGTGTGATGCTATGGACAACTCTTTGAGGGTTTGCCTTCAGGGTTAGGAGGATTTACAGTAGCAAAACAATACTATTCACAGAAAGATGAATGAGTGCCTGGAAGTGAATCTAGAGTGGGGTCTGACCTTAGGGATGACAGTGAGGCAGAGGATGATATCCAGCATGGAGAGGATGGCAAGCAGGTAGTACATGGGTTCGTGCAGAGATGTCTCCTGCTGGATGGTGAGTAACAACACAGAGTTAGCCCCAATGGCCAAAACCAGGAGGGGAGCCAGGACAACAGATAGCCAGTGCTGTGTGTCCTGCATTCCTGGGAAGCAGATCATCAGGAATTCAGTCACCTGGGTGCCTGTGTTGTTGAGAAATAGTACCATGACGGTCAAGTGGCCCTGAAACTGGttgaaagaaaagacatgaatTCAGGGTTTGACTGTTTCATTAGTAACCTCCTAACCAATGTACCTGCCTCTGTTCTAGGCTGTCAAGTTTCTACATGGTTCTGCTGACATAAAATCTGTCTAAAGTTTAAATTGTACAAGTTACTCTTTGTTAAAACAATGTCCTTAGCACTCATAATTTATGAATAAAGAATAACTCCCTTCACAAGTATATTCCAACTCCACAAATAGACCGAATCACTGATAGAACATGCTTTGCACTTTGTCTCACCTCTGTGTTTTTACAAGTCATATCCTCCTCCTACATCAACTCTCTTGCCCTCAAATAACTAACTTCTGTTTGTCCCATCCTATCTGGACCAAGAGTTACAGCTCTTAGGAATGCTTTTTCTTGTTACTCTTTCTGCATCCATATCTAGATGCTTTCCCTTTCCATTGTTTCTCTATGATTCTTAAATATCCTGAGCATGCTgctattaaaacatttaaaaaaaactctcctatacaaataatatttcctatttgttttccaAACAGTCAGTGCTCCATCTGTCAGCAAGGGAGTCTTGTCTTTTTATCATAGCTCAGAGAAAAGGACCTCATGCATCTGCGGACATCACAGGCACTCAATAAGTACAAGTCAGATATATGAAACTGACAGATTATTGAAAGCATCATAATACCCTTAACTCTTTTAAATTAGCATCTCCATATCTTTCTATACTGCGAACCACCAGTATTTTTGTTTAACACTCAGTAAAAAGCTGAATAAGGCAGAATGGGGAAAAATTAGTGGTAAAACCTCAGggtgaaaataataaatacaaaagatatCTTACTTGCCTTTTACTTGCAAGTATCTTACTTGCATCTATATTTGGTaagtaacttaaaataataaaataaaaaaacactgtatttcctcggtagggaaaaaaaataaggaaatgaggcCTCTAGAACAAGAGAAGAACTAAAGGAATACTGAAATATGCCCCCAAGACAGGACAATGCACAACTGGAGCTTCAGTTCTTTTCAAGTATCTTAACCATTCCAGACCCTGATGGGAAGAAGTTGCAGGGGTCTGCTGTGTTCTCCTCTGAGGCAGGGGAAAAAACCATCTTTCACAGATGGATTTTGCGGCATGTTATTGGGGTGCCCCCAGGCGTTTGCACgagcacgcgcgcgcacacacatgcacacacacacacacacacacacacacatctcccaaTCAAGGTttagagctgttttttttttttttccttgaatctACAGTGTGGGCTTCTCATCAGGATTCTCCTTTATCTAAACCAGTGGATCTCAAATGAGATCACCTGGAGAACTAGTTGAAACACAGATTGCTGATACCAACCTCCAGAATTGCCAATTCAATAGTTCTGGAGGGGAAAGccaagaatttacatttctaacaagttcccaggtaatGTCAATACTGCTTTTCCAGGGACCATGCTTTGAGAATGACAAAGCTACAGCCACCTGTCATAAATGACCTAGCCACTGATTTAGGCTACCCTAATCCAAGACTGCCACCTCGTGCTGCCAGTCCTAACGTCAGCTCTGCTCAGCTTCAATATCACATTGGCTGCTTCTCCCATTATCTTTACTTAACTGAGCACAATTCTGGCCAATCTCTGGTCTCCTAATTCAAAAGTTATCTGccacacatagctgtccaattttcccaatacatgtattgaagagactgtcttttttttactgtatatttttttctgttttgtcgaagattatttgaccatagcattgatggtccatatctgggctctctcctctgttccactggtctatgtgtctgtttttatgccagtaccatgctatcttggtgaccacagctttgtagtaaagcttgaaatcaagcaatgtgatgtccccagttttatttttctttttcaacatttccttagcaattcggggtctcttctgattccataaaaattttaggattgtttgctccagctctttgaagaatacaataacatacttttaaataaatagtgaATTAAGTTGAAGACCAAATTCAAAGTATCACTTGTGCTTGGCTTTTCAGTGTACTGTTCCCAAAAATACTTACAGAGAAATTCTGCTCCAAATGACAGTTTGACCATCCAACTGCTGTCAGGCAATGTATGACTTCTCCTTATGGATTTGGTTGAATTGGAAAGATTTATGTGgcctgaagagaaaccagaataTTGTGACTTTGGACAACTTTATGCAGATATTGTCCCTATAATAGCCACCACTCTCCTGTGGCTGGAAATATGAAGAGTTAGTTGGGGCATCCTGCTCCCATGGGTTCCTGCCTCCTGCGGATACACACACATTTCTAATGTTAAAAAGAGATTTCTATATTTATACTCAGAGTAAGTGTAAGAGCAGTGATTAGCTCATAGCTTCTTTTGAGGTGTCTGAGAATTACATAAACTGAGATGTACTACTTGTAATGGAAAGGAATATCACTAGGGGTATCTGGAATATCACAGGGATCAGGAAGATAGAGTTAAAACACACTTTAGGAAGATAAATGACTTCATCTTACATATTAGCTACATCCtaggaaaatagttttttaaaattagtgctTTATGATGACTTATCTCATCATTGACTTACATTAAGTTTTAGAAATATCTTCACACAGGGAAAATATGTCACTGAAAGGAAAACAACTAGATGGAATCCTGAATGCTACAAACAGTGTGTTTAAATAGACTGCAGTAAGTCAAGAATATCAATTTTTATTCTGGGATTATCACCAAAATAATCAGCAAAAGAGATAATCACCAAAGGCATAAAAATTTCATTAATCCAAAGAATgacaagaaagaagaaggaggaaattaaaatgtGTGAGATAATATACAAATCATAAGATGGTAGCTATAAAGCAATCAGCAATTCCATTTATGTAAGTGGACCAAGTATTAAGTAAAAGACTAAGACTATCATATTGAATATATTCATGTCACttaaaaaagacatattttcagaatgattgaaaacaaaagaatggaaaaatatatcattaaaatactAACaaggaggggatgtggagaaaggggaaccctcttacactgttggtgggaatgcaagttggtgcagcctcttgggagaacagtgtggagattcctcaagaaattaaaaatagagcttccctatgaccctgc comes from Mustela erminea isolate mMusErm1 chromosome 9, mMusErm1.Pri, whole genome shotgun sequence and encodes:
- the LOC116600006 gene encoding olfactory receptor 56A4-like, yielding MVLFLNNTGTQVTEFLMICFPGMQDTQHWLSVVLAPLLVLAIGANSVLLLTIQQETSLHEPMYYLLAILSMLDIILCLTVIPKVLLIFWFNMKTISFAGCFLQMFVMNTFLPMESSTFLVMAYDRYVAICHPLRYPSIITEKFVIYAAIFIVFRNLLATLPTPVLAARLNYCASNVVENCICANISVAKLSCGDIHLNKLYQFVSVWCLLGSDLVLILLSYCFILRAVMRLQSGGTATKALSTCGSHLILILFFYTLLLVFIFTNKARKKVPSEVPILLNVLHHLIPPALNPIVYGVRTQEIKQGIIKILKYQF